The following DNA comes from Pecten maximus unplaced genomic scaffold, xPecMax1.1, whole genome shotgun sequence.
aaaaatcatgtttccatcgcgccatttggctgttttatggaagaaacaatctcaaaaatgccattttcgatgataacattttagacacaaaaactgtgttttttaagagaatacacccttttatgggtgttggatgcaaaccaatttttatcctattaaacagtaagtaatatgatattgatgagaggaaaaatcatcaacatgtaagtggtggaacattttcaaatcttgggttgaattagcctatggttgaattgccgattttcgactttctttagataattaacaaaaacacgagagtatttgctcggaatgttgagaatatgtacacagatatgaaaaaaagtgagagaaacactttttcataaaaaaaaatccaagatggctacttcacaagtccccgtggttgaagacattggctgacaaatagacagaactacaaacaaaatgtgttccttatgattttggttggttttcgcatttacgggagtgttcatagctacgggcgattgtataatacctatattataagtttggttagtcacatggtaacggggatctttcatatcTAAGTCGTTACCAATAAGGTGAATGGAGCAGACACGGGATGAGgtgggacaccacagtttgtgtaaatagatcaggtgatgtcttgcacgttttggtaagactgatgattttgttccatttattgcaaaggtaacaagacagagacagcattttttgtttgaagatgatccattcaaaagatcattaagggtcagcaacggcaggatatgggacggggagtcgtcttcttcctctatttcctggttctgctcgggttcaggttcaggctgatttttgttccgaagatacttcatgtagcacttctggcaaataagtgcttgttcctttgctgacatcaatccttgttgcaccagcgtatctaggagccatttatattgtggactatttacattgcgtgcacttctgttcttattgccactacgtttcttgaagtatagttgacagccttctgcaacacatttaccctccatcttgaaacaataatGATTGGTTTATGAAAcgtcgataaagtaacaaaatagcaagccaccgatgattgctgtaaacaggtaatacttagtagtttggtacaattatgcgaaaatgtgtgataaataacgaacaactaattacacaaaataacaagacaatataataaatcacattcaatacctccaagaagcgcagaattgattgattacttagaacaaaataaagtatttcatatggataATCTATCTATTTGATGTGGCGTGGTCGGCAGGCAGGGTCCCAACCATGAcagagccacaacgctttggagatgggacaataaaacaaggaaagtgagacaagaatagctagcgtcgagtcaatgattccgtaaacatatagacaaagacaagaagatacggataaatgtacaaggccacacgatcagaaaattcaaaagaggacaacttgagGTAGAACAGTATTCATGCATCAGGGTatcctcagtgtaaatctttatatcgatactggctatttagtcgttagatatcataaaactgtcatgaaaatatccgctctgatattcaatataaaattttgtatataataagctatataatagggtttcagacaaggttgttactcatttccccttttctttcaatttacaactacattcaggcggcgatatgagaacgttccaccacatggaattagctgatttttggtacacatatgaaacaagtaaagctctatacgattttgtgatggaaatttgcatccaaaactatataacgggagaaaattgcaattttatggcatttttcttcataattgtgtctctgcaaatgcattttcatccgaatttttgttttatgttttatgaataaacacgatgttttggaaatattcaTCAAAAGAAATTGATACTATattgcgaattacaatttcgagataaccttcttttatttacgaccttatgtctttgatgctcaaaatgacaactttataaaaatacattttccctgacattatgaaatctgggtgtcggaaaggtgtaaaattattcttcggaaaagaaaaaaactgtagttgatctagataagaaattatacgggggcaggctcctatggagaattaacattactggaaacaggccctttaagAGGAGGGATAGGCTTGActtgttgtttatattaagtACATTTTTAGCTATTTTCCACCAGTTGCTACTGAATGTAATCGTGGCCCTCCGGGGCTGCATCATCAAGATTCGCGGcggacaaattgctttgatgtttcgCGGAGAAAAGATCACCGCGGATTTCGATGAACACATTACCACCGGGGATTGCGATGACGCCGTTTTcatgatccctgatagggatttagggtgatAAATCGCGGTGATTGACCCCTTGAATAGAAAATTAGACGCGGGCACATGGTGATTTTGTGTGCATTCCTAAGACCGGCACTGTAGGAGTTGTCGTTTTGTCTGCTAAAGATTTTTGTAAATTAccaataatttttttctttgattctCGTATAAGAGTAATGGTGTCATTCCTGACATTCCTATAGTTTTCCCAATGGGCTGGCAGATTACTTATTTTTGCTTTCTTATGAACCCTATTCCTTTGTCTTATTTTTATGTGATTCTGATAATAATTCCCAATCTATTAAACTCAAATTCCTATTCATTTTTTCAAAGTCAGCTTCATGATAGATCAATATTTGTTTCTGATAAGATTTTAGtttaaacacattatatgaGACATTAAATTTATAACACAATGGTTACTACAAATAGGAGTTACAACTACATTTTAACCAAATTATCAATATCTTTATGTTCAAGGTCAACTCGTCTTTTTGTAACAATAGGGTTTTTGTGATACATTAAAACCCCCCGCCAGCGCCTTATCTTCGGTCCAGTCGATCATGAGAGTACGAGTCAATAGAAATATCAGAATCAGATACAGCAGAAGTAAGGTGAGTTTCAGTAATACATATGATGTCATTATTATTCAACTTCAATAATGTCTGTTTTATTCCTAAGTGATCTTATATTTAAGTGTGAAATATCAAGAGTGCATAGAGGTCCTGgatttaattcaatatcattagACTTAAACAAAAGGATATTACTTAATAagagaaaaaacacatttttgagACTAAAAATATCTTGGGAAATAATGTTACTAggaatacagaaatataaaaagGATTTTAGAATTCTGCTTCCTTTAGTCAATCACGCCTCAGgtatgtaatataatttaaaatacCTATCCATTATCAAATAAGAAAGACTTATATGGATAATATATGAGACACGAAACGAATGCGATAAGATCATGATAGTCTGATTGTTTACATGAGAATAAGTGGCAAGGGCAGTCAGGTATTACGAATTTCCATTTTTAAAAGATGTAGAACAGAGATAacacaacataaaaaaacacacaaactaacaattaacaaaaacataattacgATTGGACAACCGGTTCAGCTGTCACAGCGTGGTGACATGGATAAATCTCCGAAAAGCTGAGGTACACGCATACACAAACATGCTTATAAATAATATCATAGTCATGATCAGTTGCATGTATAAGTAGGGTATGTGAAAAAGTACAAGACGCAAACACTTGGTTGATCTACATTCAGTGGGGTTTTCCGCTGGTTCGTTTACTTTTGTGAAATTGGACCGATAATTTTGGTACAGTTTAATGTCGGGAAGAAGGCTGATAGAATAGGATTTATGTTTTTACTAACCGTTTAGCCCTCACGGTATTAtaatcaacataaacaaataattcCCGAATAGACCGGTCATAACGGTCCTTGTTACGGGTGGCACTTTTAAATGCCTCCGCTTGCGCAGCTTTATAGGCATATTCCATCCTATCCCTGAGCTTGCGGACGTACGAGGTCGGTTCAGCTGCACCTACCTCCCTTGGTTCTGTACCAAATAAAGCGTCTACCGACAGGCGTGGGTGCCACCCAAACATTAAGTACACGGGTGCGTACCCGGTGGAGTCGTTCCTGGTGGCATTATAGGCTTGTACCAGTGGTGCCACGTATAACTTCCAGTCTGCTTTCTGGTCCTCTTCGAGAGTACCAAGCATGCCCGGTAGAGTACGATTAAATCGCTCTACCTGACCATTTCCCATTGAATGATGTTGAGTGGTACGTGTCTTCTTAACTCTGGCGAGTCTAAAAAGTTCTTTGATAACCTTGCTCTCGAAGTTACGCCCCTGATCACTATGTAGACGCTGTAAAAGGCTATGAAGTTTTCATATAAAGCCTTAGCCGTCACATGTGCTGTCTGGTTTCGACAGGGCACAGCCTGAGCATATCTGGTGAAGTGATCAGTAATGACGAGGATGTTCCCGTATCCACCCTTTCATCTCTCCAAACcgacaaaatatatacagactatTTCTAACGGTCTGGTACTATGAATGGGAACTAGCTCGGGGCTTGACTGGAGTTTTTCGTCTCTGACAACGACCACGGGTTTCAACTCGTTCATTTACATCCCTCTCCAGCTTTGGCCAGTAAAACCGTTGCCTTGCTAACCAAAGTGTCTTCTCCTTACCCTGGTGACCGACGTCATCATGAACTCCCTTAAGAGCCATGGTATGGTACTTCTTTGGCAGCACAAGCTGGTTTACCTCTTGACCTTCGGGAGAAACGGTTCGGTATAATACACCGTCAAGTAAATGAAATTTCTTCCAATCCCTCAAAATTGTCTGCACGTACGGGGATTCATCTTTGAGTGTATTCCCCCTGGGAAGAAAACCGTTTTTAAGAAGGTCAACCACTCTCGCCATTTCTGAATCATC
Coding sequences within:
- the LOC117321108 gene encoding uncharacterized protein LOC117321108, yielding MGNGQVERFNRTLPGMLGTLEEDQKADWKLYVAPLVQAYNATRNDSTGYAPVYLMFGWHPRLSVDALFGTEPREVGAAEPTSYVRKLRDRMEYAYKAAQAEAFKSATRNKDRYDRSIRELFVYVDYNTVRAKRLVKT